TCCTTCCTGTGCGTTGATCCTCCCGCCGGATCAAGTCTTGCTGAATCTTCAGCTCTTGTTGGAAGTGAAACTTGCGCCCAATAGAAGCCAGTTGGACATCTGTCTTCAAGTAAGCCGCAGTATCTACTGGGTGGTTACGTCGAGAAGTATGTCTTGACGCAGATTCCGCGTTCACACAAGAAATTTCGATCTTGGGTATGCTGATGTTCGCACGCTTCGAGTAGTGAGTGCCACCCCAGTCATTGCTCCGTACTTGAATAGATCCTGTAGACAGAAGAAAGGCTGCTTCGTCCACATGCAACCACAAGCGAACCGAAGCAATGTCTACTCTCACGAAAGTGACATCATGAAAGACAAGAGAAGAGTATGGAACAAGGGCATTCTCAACATCGTCGAACATAAATCCAAACGCCACACCGCCTTTGGCCAACGAGGTCAAAAAGTCGGCGGTGCATTCGCCATCTACCATTCCGACTGAAACATCCCAATTGCAAAGATATGTGGGTTCAGAAGGAGGCAGGCCGAATGTACGGTGGCCAAAAACACGAACTCCGTCAACAAAAAGCTGTGTGTTGGTGTAGGAAGAGTTTGGGCTACCGGGTGAGAGGGACGCACATCCCAATGACAGGCTAAGCGGACTCAGCAGGAGCTCCAAGTCCATATAATAATTCGTGAATCGAAGATCAACTGATAGGTTAGCCAGTTCGCATTGCACGTAACGGCTGGCCGAATATAGATTGACAGGCAGCAGAATGCGCGGATCATCGACTCTGACAGACAAGATAACATCGAGATCGTTTGACTTTTTGTTTGGAGGTCGGTGCACAGCGTCGGTGTTGGATTTTTGAGCCTCGAGTTGAAGCTGTTCTTGATATTCGTCAAGCGTCCGGAAGTGGACAAAATCCCCGAAATAGTTGTCCTTCAGCAGTATTAGATATCTTATGATGAATCCGTAGAGGTATGCGTATGGAGATTGTCCATGAACGTCTAATATCAGAGTATCTGTGTTTCCAACAGATGTAGTGGCATTGTATTCGTAGCTACCAGTTACAGCAAGACTCTCCCCATGGCCAAGCTCATTGGAGCTTAAAAAGGCAGCTTGGGTGTTAGACTGGGGGGCGTGTAGTGTCAAATCAAAGGTGTCGGTTCGAATGTCAAACGGAATAGTATTCCTGCTTGGTCTGAACTTGTCTAGGGGTATAGATGTTTCCGCTTTTAAAATTGGGCTAGATAAAATTAGGTAGGTGTTGTCGTCATGCGCGGTGGCTTTGTCGATGATATTTTCGTCATTAACATTAAGATATAACTGCAAGTTGTTCAGGTTCAATTTCAAGTGGTATATGTACGGCGTAAATACGAGATATTCGGATGGAGGGCCAGTGGCCCAGTCGTCGACCAAGTCGATTAAAAGGAAGATGTGGTCCCGTAGGAGATAAAGCTTCATCTCTTCGCAGGTTATATTGAACGACCAGTTGCGCAGGGTATTCCATGTTAGAGGGTTGGACAGGTCACAAGAAATGCGCTGTGGCCCCGATTTCCACATCAAGTCATGGTTGACACTGCTTCTAAGCTCGGTGCTCGGTAGGTCAATGTCCAAGCGGTTCTGGTAGCCCGTTGATCGTCCTAGCATATCCATTGAATAGGACACTGTGGAATTCGACGGAACCTTGATCTCTAGCCAACCGGCAGGCCGAGCTGGTTGAGCATTCCCCTTGCTGCTCTTTTTGTTCCGATTGCGTCTCTTCTTGCCAGTAACGGCCTGCCGCCCGACTGGAGGTTCTTTtccacgccaacgccaatTCTTGGACTCCTCTCTGGTGGGAATTCTTAGAGTCACAGCGTCTTCTAGTTCAACAAAAAGGTTGAACTGTGTTGCAACCCTCCAGGAACCGGGAGCCAATGGCACAGCAGCCGTGCTATTCTTAGACAGCGTTGGGTAAAAGACTCGCTGTAAGTCTGCTCTTTGTCGATCAGCCCAAGGGCCATAGTTGACTGTCCCACCTTTGACTGACAAGGACATTCCCCACGCTGGAGGCTCAGTTCCGTTAATGCTGGCGTGGAAGCTCGAGCTGCTGTGTCGGCGAGCGTTGGCGGTGATTTTGGATACAGAGTCCCAATAAACCGTGAGCGCGGCTGAAGGAGAGTCAAGAATTGTATTGACAGCACCATATTCGACAGAAGACCACCTTGCCTTGTCATCTTGATACCTATCATCCAGATACCTTGATAGACCTTGCCAATGACCTGAGCCAGGTATTTGAGACACACCCGTGCTCATTGCGGCTCTTGAATCGGCGGAAAAGGATTCTACAGAGCGACGCAGATATGGTACCATGTTTCGAAGGGAGTTGAAGACTTTCCGACGGCGATTTCGGAAGAAGGATCGTTGTGCAGGTGTTTCCAAGCTCGAGGTGTCCTCTCGTCGCCTGGTTGCTCGGGCCACCTGGTCCTCTTTGAATTCGTCGTTCTCACGCATTTCGATGACGGGGTGGTCAAATTCTATTTTGAACAGTTGACGGTACGGATCAACTGTATTCGTAGGCCCTGCGTCTACGATTGTCGAAGCCGAGTTCGCCTTGACGATTAGAATTGCCTTGGTATTGTCATTGCCAACTACCACGGCGGGTTTCTGAAATTCCACGTGTATCGGGAGCAGCTGAAGCATTGCTGGCAGAGAATGGCTGGCGTCATTACCGTCTACGGTCTCACTGACGCTCTGGGAAGCGGTAGACGAGCGCTCCGGGGGCGAGGATGGAGGAGGCTGGCTGGGTTTCTCCGAAAACTGTGCCTGGGCTGTTGCATCGACCGCGAGCTTATTCTTTTCTGCGGAACCATTTTGGTAGCCCCTCCGAGACGTAAGACCAGCCTCTTGCGTTGCGTTGGAAATGCCGCTGGATTTCGAGGCGGAAGGGTCGTCACTGAGCAAGCCATTGAGAAGGTCATTGTATGCCGGGCTCCGGTTGTACACAAACCACTCTACACCGACCAGCCTGGCATGGATGCGACACGGCAAATTGGAATTCTTTTGGCTGTCCGATACCGAAGAACCATGGGAGAAATTCGATACGTTTATGTCGGCGTCTCGTACTCGGCGTAGCCAATATCGCCAGGTGATATCTCCGTGCTGGACGAGGAAGGTTTCGTTGGAGCCGTGGTAGCGTAAGCCGGTGAAGAATATGCGGCCCGCAAGAAGAGAGATTTGGATCGCTTTGATGTCAATATAGACTCTGTATCTGTGCCATGTATATGTGCGAATGGCATACGACACGACGGAGGCAAAGAGTCGGTTGAAGTACagcaggaagaagacggtTAGCAGGCCGCaaatgatgaagaagacgagaaaCTCGCTGGAAAGGGGGCGACTGGTTAGTTATGCAGTTTTTCGTGAAAGTCAAAGGACGTATTAGCTCAGCGTACAAATTGAAGCCCAGGCGAGCGTCTCGAGCCTCCAGGATCACGTCGACGGCTGTCATTGTCTCGAGTTGGAGGTCGCCTTGACAGCCCTCCTGGCCGGTCTGAACTCAACAACCATATCCAGAGAGAACAGCAGGGGCAGCGACGCGCATTGGACGCGCACTTGAGGGCCGATGGTTGGAAGCCCCGTCGCGACAGGTAATTGGGACCTATTGCTTCCTGGTGGACGCATTTAATGTTTAATGTTCTAAAGTTGGGACATGGCGCATTAAGGACTGGGTCGAAGTCGTGGAGCTCTGAATGCATGTTGCATGTGCCTAATCTGCCTGGCAGCTTCTCCGTCCCGGTGGGTCCGGTCCACCCAACACTGGACTAGTACATAGTACATTGAACATCAATACCAGACTACGGTGCTCCGCGAGTAATCCGTACATGTATACCATACTTATGCACTACGGGACTGGACGCTAATAGGCCATTTAGCGGCCCGCGCAAGTCAACAGAGCAGCCCCATCTCGCTATGCCGGACTGTGACAGCTTGATTGACAGTGCTGCCACATTTGCCAGAATTCGTCATTCACAGCCAACCAGCGCGAAGCCAATGCTCCTGTGCCATCCACCAACTTATGCACGTCTACGTCGTCACACACGCGGATTCGCAGCTTCGTCCTCTCAGGTGCTCCTTTGTCCATCGTCGCCATTACCGCCTTCGTACCCGAACCGCCGTCATCGCGCCAGTCGACCAGCATCGGTTGCTTGCTCCGGACAATTTCCCCGCGCTATCAGCCCTCGATGGTCACAGTGCTTGCCCATCAGCCTCGACGTCTTTGACTTTCTTTCCTTGCCCAGCCATGACCTAGCTTTTCTGCGGCTTCACAAGCTACGTCTCGGCAGCCGTTTTCGTTGCCGTCATGTCTGTTACTAGCGCTAGCATCGCCTCTGATGGAGGCACAGGGGCCAAATTTACCTATGCTACCACGGTGATCGCTGGCGTTGCCTCGTTTGCAGCAACATTACTCTCCGTCGTGTAGGTTTTGTCCCAGATGATGCAAGAACGCACACATGCCGTGTCAAGCTGACAGTCCCGCTCCCTTAGCTCGATATGGCTTCAGACGAAAAACTACCGGAAGCCCCTGCTTCAGCGCTACGTTGTTCGAATCCTGCTCATGGTTCCCATCTATTCGATTGCGTCCTTCACAAGCATGGTGTCGCTTACAGCGGCTGCTTTTATCGACCCTGTTCGAGACATATACGAAGCCTTCACCATTTACACCTTCTTCCAGCTCCTCATCAACTACCTGGGCGGAGAAAGAGCCTTGATTATCATGGCGCATGGTCGTGCCCCCGTCGAGCACCTCTGGCCGATGAACCACATTCTACGCAAAGTTGACATATCGGATCCGCATACATTTCTGTCCATCAAGCGGGGGATCCTCCAATATGCGTGGCTCAAGCCCATACTAGCCATTGCTGCCATCGTCATGAAAGCCACGGGCACGTATCAAGAGGGATACATTAGCGCCAAGTCGGGCTACTTTTGGAGCGGAATCATTTACAATATCAGCGTTACTGTGAGCTTGTACTCGCTTGGTTTATTCTGGGTCTGCATGCACCGCGACTTGACGCCGTTTCGCCCTGTGCCAAAATTCCTCTGCATCAAACTTATCATTTTTGCGTCCTACTGGcaaggcttcttcttgtccattCTCGTTTGGCTCGGCGCCATTCCAGACAACGTCCAGGGGTATACGAGGGACAATCTTGCCGCTGCCATTCAAGATGCATTGATTTGCGTGGAGATGCCGGCCTTTGCAGTTGCCCACTGGTACGCCTTCTCATGGCATGACTTCGCCGATAACAGTATTCTATCTGCGCGCATGTCCTTGCACCACGCGCTCAAGGACTCCTTTGGCGTCAAGGATCTCATCGAGGACTCCAAGGAGACATTCCGGGGCAACAACTACGGCTACCGGGCATTCGATTCTGGAGACAAGGTCATGGCCCACGAAGACTCCCAGTCACGCCTCGCAAGGATCAACGCGGGCATGAGATATGAGCGTGGAGGGAAAGCAAAATACTGGTTGCCCAAACCAGGCGACGTCAGCGCTACCTCTCCACTGCTCGGCGGGCCCAGTTCAAGTAGAACTGGCGATACATTATTTGAACAGCAGCATGGGACCTTTGATGAACCCGAgttggatgaggatgaagagcgCTTGTATAATTCTGCAAGACAGTTGAAATACGGCGATTGGAATGTGCGTACATGCTTCATGCTCACATGGTGTAGCAAACTAATAAATTCCAGTACCCCGTCATCACAGCCAGCGAGCCACTGGCTGAGCGATACCGATCGTCGATGAGCAGCCACAACGGTACATCACCAGCCTGGTCGACCAGGTCAGCgcgaccaccgccgccgcaagcAGCAAACTCGAACTCAGGCTCATCTCGACAATCATCATCCCAGCGAATAGAAGAGCCACAgcctgtcgtcgtcgtcaagaagaagaagaagacgaaaaaagTAGTGAAGCATCCGGAATCAGATCCAGCAGGCCTGGGTCTCGGAAAAGGCGCTCCTGCTCATTCTCCTGATCCTACAGGCACAACTGACGCAAGCGCAAGTGTGCAGAAACCTGAGCCGGAAGAAGCCGGACAAGGGGGAGATTCAGCAGCCACAGATGAG
The DNA window shown above is from Metarhizium brunneum chromosome 1, complete sequence and carries:
- the T184A gene encoding Transmembrane protein 184; amino-acid sequence: MSVTSASIASDGGTGAKFTYATTVIAGVASFAATLLSVVSIWLQTKNYRKPLLQRYVVRILLMVPIYSIASFTSMVSLTAAAFIDPVRDIYEAFTIYTFFQLLINYLGGERALIIMAHGRAPVEHLWPMNHILRKVDISDPHTFLSIKRGILQYAWLKPILAIAAIVMKATGTYQEGYISAKSGYFWSGIIYNISVTVSLYSLGLFWVCMHRDLTPFRPVPKFLCIKLIIFASYWQGFFLSILVWLGAIPDNVQGYTRDNLAAAIQDALICVEMPAFAVAHWYAFSWHDFADNSILSARMSLHHALKDSFGVKDLIEDSKETFRGNNYGYRAFDSGDKVMAHEDSQSRLARINAGMRYERGGKAKYWLPKPGDVSATSPLLGGPSSSRTGDTLFEQQHGTFDEPELDEDEERLYNSARQLKYGDWNYPVITASEPLAERYRSSMSSHNGTSPAWSTRSARPPPPQAANSNSGSSRQSSSQRIEEPQPVVVVKKKKKTKKVVKHPESDPAGLGLGKGAPAHSPDPTGTTDASASVQKPEPEEAGQGGDSAATDEGQQTHRYHVDGSDEFCNVWE